A DNA window from Impatiens glandulifera chromosome 7, dImpGla2.1, whole genome shotgun sequence contains the following coding sequences:
- the LOC124945494 gene encoding uncharacterized protein LOC124945494, translating into MLEAKSLRKAVIPVSLLEHPSPGSVQSTRLALHVDSDGASCWIYVASGSRIYRIEISMEDALVNQGKEGLLIPENAQMLDASVVNRCPHRSEIQSIALAGTDRNDSLILGSVDSYGHLIVSKLDSSGKDVDRVTFSALPRDCGVGEGSWSGLCFSPTHWSRAVVARSFCKSIDVYDEDTHLRTLHTLLYPSSLSFMQNLDNVDESSVVAVAEGCQLSIWDLRMKENGGCVNRICGSVGDTIYAISNSSTGIAIGGADRTVTIYDPRRWAALSRWVHCSKYEITGLFFSSIDPEYIYVQGIDYEVFGGKWKNGEKTVSFRGDSNWLGFSKCADRDVLGGWCDSGSVFVADIAKPEEEVL; encoded by the exons ATGCTTGAAGCAAAGAGCCTGCGGAAGGCAGTAATTCCCGTCTCTCTTCTTGAACATCCATCTCCTGGCTCTGTTCAATCCACTCGACTCGCGCTCCAT GTTGACAGTGATGGTGCCTCATGCTGGATTTATGTTGCTTCCGGTTCTCGCATTTACAGAATTGAG ATATCCATGGAGGATGCTTTGGTAAATCAAGGAAAAGAAGGACTGTTGATTCCTGAAAACGCTCAG ATGTTGGATGCCTCTGTAGTGAACCGTTGTCCTCATAGGTCAGAAATTCAGAGTATAGCGCTTGCCGGAACTGAta GGAATGACAGCTTAATATTAGGAAGTGTAGATTCTTATGGTCACCTTATCGTCTCAAAACTAGATTCGAGTGGTAAAG ATGTTGATAGAGTTACATTTTCAGCATTGCCTCGAGATTGTGGTGTTGGAGAGGGCAGTTGGTCAGGGCTCTGTTTCAGTCCCACCCACTGGTCCAGG GCTGTTGTAGCTCGGAGCTTCTGTAAGAGTATTGATGTATATGATGAAGATACTCACCTTCGGACACTACACAC ATTGTTGTATCCATCATCATTAAGTTTTATGCAGAATTTGGATAATGTTGACGAGAGTTCAGTAGTAGCTGTGGCAGAAGGTTGTCAG CTCTCCATATGGGACTTGAGAATGAAAGAGAACGGTGGTTGTGTGAATCGGATATGTGGATCAGTTGGGGATACCATTTATGCCATCAGCAATTCTTCAACTGGGATCGCTATTGGTGGAGCAGATCGTACTGTGACCATATATGATCCTCGCAG GTGGGCGGCGTTATCGAGATGGGTACATTGCTCAAAATACGAG ATTACTGGACTATTTTTCTCTTCAATTGATCCAGAATATATTTATGTGCAAGGCATCGATTATGAG GTGTTTGGTGGAAAGTGGAAGAATGGAGAAAAAACAGTCTCATTTAGAGGCGATTCAAACTGGCTTGGATTTAGCAAG TGTGCAGACAGAGACGTTTTAGGTGGATGGTGTGATTCGGGTAGTGTCTTTGTGGCTGACATTGCCAAACCAGAAGAAGAAGTTCTATAG